The following are from one region of the Actinomycetes bacterium genome:
- a CDS encoding type II toxin-antitoxin system HicA family toxin, whose translation MTGKDVVRRIRDLGGEVLRQSGSHVRIRLDTCQTTVPVHAGRDLPPGTLRAIERQLAPCVGRARWLT comes from the coding sequence ATGACCGGCAAAGACGTGGTCCGCAGAATCCGCGACCTCGGTGGTGAGGTGCTCAGACAGTCAGGCTCGCACGTGCGCATACGCCTTGACACATGCCAAACCACTGTTCCTGTCCATGCCGGACGGGATCTGCCACCGGGCACCCTGCGCGCGATCGAGCGGCAACTCGCGCCATGCGTCGGAAGGGCAAGGTGGTTGACATGA
- a CDS encoding glycosyltransferase: protein FGLVMVEAMACGTPVVALRRGSVPEVVVDGVTGWVRDDLAELPEAIDRAHLLDPKACRKHVAARFDLPRMAAGYEAVYRRLLRARRARAS from the coding sequence CTTCGGCCTGGTCATGGTCGAGGCGATGGCCTGCGGCACCCCGGTGGTGGCCCTGCGCCGCGGCTCGGTGCCCGAGGTGGTCGTCGACGGGGTGACCGGCTGGGTCCGAGACGACCTGGCGGAGCTGCCCGAGGCGATCGACAGGGCGCACCTGCTCGACCCGAAGGCATGCCGCAAGCACGTCGCGGCCCGGTTCGACCTGCCCCGCATGGCCGCCGGGTACGAGGCCGTCTACCGGCGCCTGCTCCGCGCCAGGCGCGCCAGGGCGAGCTGA
- a CDS encoding acyl-CoA dehydrogenase family protein codes for MDQSDRPAAPRHEVVDLAARLVPALAERAARYDEADAFAHEDVDELVASGYTAITVPRELGGLGASALDLVAAQSRLAEGSPATALAVNMHLHGVGILAEGLRDRVEPFLKLVASDGAMLAGGFSEPESGGNWWYQASTAVRVDGGYRLSGMKTFFTGYPRATHLFLSAAVETETGREPIGFLVPKPDKGVRVVGDWKAMGMRATGSHVLAIDDLFIPDEHVVDQGFAVAASFLTGSHWSWPSFASVFLGAAEASYRHVVHGLPRRRNEGLAQTLSELPGVQQAVGEMRMHLDAARATLYAAVGRAPNPDPVAHYGEMAAAKLFVCQAAVHVCSLALRTAGGTAYLRSGPVERLLRDAHAGLLLPPSHDATLQWVGRVELGGGSPASGERGALP; via the coding sequence ATGGACCAGTCCGACCGTCCAGCAGCCCCCCGGCATGAGGTCGTCGACCTCGCGGCGCGGCTGGTGCCGGCCCTGGCCGAACGGGCCGCCCGCTACGACGAGGCCGATGCGTTCGCCCACGAGGACGTCGACGAGCTCGTGGCCAGCGGCTACACCGCCATCACGGTCCCGCGCGAGCTGGGCGGCCTCGGTGCGAGCGCCCTCGACCTGGTCGCCGCACAGAGCCGGCTTGCCGAGGGCTCACCGGCCACCGCGCTGGCGGTGAACATGCACCTGCACGGGGTCGGGATCCTCGCCGAGGGGCTGCGGGACAGGGTCGAGCCGTTCCTCAAGCTGGTCGCCAGCGACGGTGCGATGCTGGCGGGCGGGTTCTCCGAGCCAGAGTCCGGGGGGAACTGGTGGTACCAGGCGTCGACCGCGGTGCGGGTGGACGGCGGCTACCGGCTGTCGGGGATGAAGACGTTCTTCACCGGGTACCCGCGGGCCACCCACCTGTTCCTGTCCGCCGCGGTCGAGACCGAGACCGGCCGGGAGCCGATCGGCTTCCTGGTCCCCAAGCCCGACAAGGGCGTACGGGTGGTGGGGGACTGGAAGGCGATGGGCATGCGGGCCACCGGCAGCCACGTGCTCGCCATCGACGACCTGTTCATCCCCGACGAGCACGTGGTGGATCAGGGCTTCGCGGTGGCGGCCAGCTTCCTGACCGGCTCGCACTGGTCCTGGCCGTCGTTCGCGAGCGTGTTCCTGGGCGCGGCCGAGGCGTCCTACCGGCATGTCGTGCACGGCCTGCCCAGGCGGCGCAACGAGGGGCTGGCCCAGACCCTGTCGGAGCTGCCCGGGGTCCAGCAGGCGGTCGGGGAGATGCGCATGCACCTCGACGCGGCCCGGGCGACCCTCTACGCGGCGGTGGGCCGGGCGCCCAACCCCGACCCGGTCGCCCACTACGGCGAGATGGCAGCCGCCAAGCTGTTCGTCTGCCAGGCGGCGGTGCACGTCTGCTCGCTCGCCCTGCGGACCGCCGGAGGCACCGCGTACCTGCGGTCCGGGCCCGTCGAGCGGCTGCTGCGCGACGCGCACGCCGGACTGCTGCTGCCGCCCTCCCACGACGCCACCCTGCAATGGGTGGGCCGGGTCGAGCTCGGCGGTGGCTCACCCGCTTCAGGCGAGCGAGGAGCCCTTCCGTGA
- a CDS encoding OmpA family protein, giving the protein MTQEGKAISVLRRPLLLAAALAVGVLAACTGPSRPAPPPPSAAPARPVSELFTTDLPVSVLESAGVASSKLREVRAVLTELGAEQTTRGVVITLPERVLFDFDQAELRPDAGPVLDKIARVLRYYAKAPVKIGGHTDSRGAPEYNQRLSERRAEAVAAALAARGIDPRRLDASGFGETRPVAPNQRVDGTDDPAGRQRNRRVEVVVATG; this is encoded by the coding sequence ATGACGCAGGAGGGTAAAGCCATCAGCGTGCTGCGACGGCCGCTCCTGCTGGCCGCGGCCCTCGCCGTGGGCGTCCTCGCGGCCTGCACCGGGCCGTCGCGGCCGGCGCCGCCCCCGCCCTCGGCGGCGCCGGCCAGGCCGGTCTCGGAGCTGTTCACCACCGACCTGCCCGTCTCGGTGCTCGAGTCGGCCGGCGTGGCCAGCTCCAAGCTCCGCGAGGTGCGCGCGGTCCTCACCGAGCTCGGGGCCGAGCAGACCACCCGGGGCGTGGTCATCACCCTGCCAGAGCGGGTGCTGTTCGACTTCGACCAGGCCGAGCTCCGGCCCGACGCCGGGCCCGTCCTCGACAAGATCGCCAGGGTCCTCCGCTACTACGCCAAGGCCCCGGTGAAGATCGGCGGGCATACCGACAGCCGGGGCGCGCCCGAGTACAACCAGCGGCTGTCCGAGCGCCGGGCCGAGGCGGTCGCCGCCGCCCTCGCCGCTCGCGGGATCGACCCGCGCCGCCTGGACGCGTCGGGCTTCGGCGAGACCCGCCCGGTCGCGCCCAACCAGCGCGTCGACGGCACCGACGACCCGGCCGGCCGGCAGCGCAACCGCCGCGTCGAGGTGGTGGTGGCCACCGGCTGA
- a CDS encoding DUF4383 domain-containing protein, with the protein MGMFLVTFGILGFVVGGVHPLLGARGGMLLAFRVDAAQSIIHLVLGALLLQAARTGAAVRPAPWLLAGSVCATIALRGLLGPEGAPLVPLAANVPDGVLHAAVAVLALLAAVAVPRTGEAGRDVPGQPPGRGAPRPARGQTASGVASSSPP; encoded by the coding sequence CTGGGCATGTTCCTGGTGACGTTCGGGATCCTGGGGTTCGTGGTGGGCGGCGTCCATCCGCTGCTGGGGGCCCGCGGCGGCATGCTCCTCGCCTTCCGGGTCGACGCCGCGCAGAGCATCATCCACCTGGTGCTTGGCGCGCTGCTGTTGCAGGCGGCCAGGACCGGTGCCGCGGTCAGGCCCGCACCATGGCTGCTGGCCGGGTCGGTCTGCGCGACGATCGCCTTGCGGGGCCTGCTCGGCCCGGAGGGCGCGCCGCTCGTCCCGCTCGCCGCCAACGTGCCGGACGGCGTGCTCCACGCGGCCGTCGCCGTGCTCGCGCTGCTCGCCGCCGTGGCCGTACCGCGCACAGGCGAGGCAGGCCGCGACGTCCCCGGGCAGCCGCCTGGACGGGGTGCACCCCGGCCCGCCCGGGGGCAGACCGCAAGCGGTGTGGCATCCAGCTCGCCGCCGTGA
- the ilvA gene encoding threonine ammonia-lyase: MRSRAPEHSPAGSDPVLVTLEEVQEAGRRVAGVLRPTPVDRSETLSRLAGRLILLKPEHLQRTGSFKIRGAYNRISRLDPGCAVVAGSAGNHAQGVALAASLTGHHATIFMPASAPLPKVEATKSYGAEVVIGGDAVDDCIERAKRFAAERGAVFVPPFDDPLIIAGQGTVGLELAEEAPEAETVVVSVGGGGLISGIATALAGLRPEVRVVGVEAAGAASMRASLEADRCVRLDRLATMADGIALKSPCPLTLAHVKAHVDDMVTVTEEEISQAVVLLLERAKAVVEPSGSATLAAVLSGKVPGSGPVVTVLSGGNVDPLLLIKLIDHGLSAAGRYVVLRVIVDDRPGSLATLTAEIARLGLNVLQVEHHRSGLDLDVAKVEIRLTLETRNSIHRDEIVADLEKLGYRVEPLH; this comes from the coding sequence ATGCGATCGCGTGCACCGGAGCACAGCCCGGCGGGAAGCGACCCCGTCCTGGTCACCCTGGAGGAGGTCCAGGAGGCAGGCCGGCGGGTGGCCGGCGTCCTGCGCCCCACGCCGGTCGACCGCTCAGAGACGCTGAGCCGGCTCGCTGGCCGGCTGATCCTGCTCAAGCCTGAGCACCTGCAACGCACCGGCTCGTTCAAGATCCGCGGCGCCTACAACCGCATCTCCCGCCTCGACCCGGGCTGCGCGGTGGTGGCCGGCTCGGCCGGCAACCACGCCCAGGGGGTGGCCCTGGCCGCCTCGCTCACCGGCCACCATGCCACCATCTTCATGCCCGCCTCCGCGCCCCTGCCCAAGGTCGAGGCGACCAAGTCGTACGGCGCCGAGGTGGTGATCGGGGGCGACGCGGTCGACGACTGCATCGAGCGGGCGAAGCGGTTCGCGGCGGAGCGGGGCGCCGTGTTCGTGCCCCCGTTCGACGACCCGCTGATCATCGCCGGCCAGGGCACGGTCGGGCTGGAGCTCGCCGAGGAGGCGCCCGAGGCCGAGACGGTGGTCGTGTCGGTCGGCGGCGGCGGCCTGATCTCGGGCATCGCCACCGCCCTGGCCGGCCTCCGGCCCGAGGTGCGGGTGGTCGGCGTGGAAGCGGCCGGCGCCGCCTCCATGCGCGCCTCGCTCGAGGCCGACCGCTGCGTCCGCCTCGACCGCCTGGCCACCATGGCCGACGGGATCGCCCTCAAGTCGCCCTGCCCCCTCACCCTGGCCCACGTCAAGGCGCACGTGGACGACATGGTCACGGTGACCGAGGAGGAGATCAGCCAGGCCGTCGTGCTGCTCCTCGAGCGGGCCAAGGCGGTCGTCGAGCCCAGCGGGTCGGCCACGCTCGCCGCGGTCCTCAGCGGCAAGGTGCCCGGCTCCGGGCCGGTCGTCACCGTGCTCTCCGGCGGCAACGTCGACCCGCTCCTGCTCATCAAGCTCATCGACCACGGCCTGTCGGCCGCCGGCCGCTACGTGGTCCTGCGCGTCATCGTCGACGACCGGCCGGGCAGCCTGGCCACCCTCACCGCTGAGATCGCCCGCCTCGGCCTCAACGTCCTGCAGGTGGAGCACCACCGCTCTGGTCTGGACCTCGACGTCGCCAAGGTCGAGATTCGCCTCACCCTCGAGACGCGCAACTCCATCCACCGCGATGAGATCGTCGCCGACCTCGAGAAGCTCGGCTACCGGGTCGAGCCGTTGCACTGA
- a CDS encoding fumarylacetoacetate hydrolase family protein: protein MRIVRYSHDDQVEFGILEGEEIEPISPHPFGPFHYTGKRVPAGAAKLLAPVLPTKVVGVGRNYAAHARELGNEVPSAPIIFLKPSTAVIGPDDPIVYPGGVDRVDFEGELAVIVGKVGRRLREADALQGVLGFTCANDVTARNLQTADGQWTRAKGFDTFCPLGPWIETDLDSSDLALRTLVNDEPRQSSRTSLMERGVASLLAFISSVMTLLPGDVVLTGTPAGVGPLAVGDRVEVEVEGVGVLANQVVPEPPAPGRARP, encoded by the coding sequence ATGCGAATCGTCCGCTACAGCCATGACGACCAGGTCGAGTTCGGGATCCTGGAAGGGGAGGAGATCGAGCCGATCAGCCCGCACCCGTTCGGGCCGTTCCACTACACCGGCAAGCGGGTCCCGGCCGGCGCCGCCAAGCTGCTCGCGCCGGTGCTGCCGACCAAGGTGGTCGGCGTGGGCCGCAACTACGCGGCCCACGCCCGGGAGCTGGGCAACGAGGTCCCGTCCGCCCCGATCATCTTCCTCAAGCCGTCGACCGCGGTGATCGGGCCGGACGACCCGATCGTGTACCCGGGCGGCGTGGACCGAGTCGACTTCGAGGGCGAGCTGGCGGTGATCGTCGGCAAGGTCGGCCGCCGCCTGCGGGAGGCGGACGCGCTCCAGGGAGTGCTCGGCTTCACCTGCGCCAACGACGTGACCGCGCGCAACCTGCAGACCGCCGACGGGCAGTGGACGCGGGCCAAGGGGTTCGACACGTTCTGCCCGCTCGGCCCGTGGATCGAGACCGACCTGGACTCGAGCGACCTGGCCCTGCGCACCCTGGTCAACGACGAGCCGCGCCAGTCGAGCCGCACGTCGCTGATGGAGCGGGGCGTGGCCAGCCTGCTCGCCTTCATCTCCTCGGTGATGACGCTGCTGCCCGGCGACGTGGTCCTCACCGGTACCCCGGCCGGCGTGGGCCCGCTCGCGGTCGGCGACCGGGTCGAGGTCGAGGTGGAGGGCGTCGGCGTGCTCGCCAACCAGGTCGTGCCTGAGCCACCGGCACCCGGGCGGGCACGTCCCTGA
- the ubiG gene encoding bifunctional 2-polyprenyl-6-hydroxyphenol methylase/3-demethylubiquinol 3-O-methyltransferase UbiG, with amino-acid sequence MRTIDRTRPVPPARYEIDLEHYAEFHELWWNPNGPAGLLHAMNGPRLEFYLRELGDPDGRQVLDAGCGGGLVAKGLAEAGAVVTGLDLSPACLLVARRAVPDGFRPAAGRMERLPFASGSFDAVVAADVLEHIPDLPAVVEEVARVLRPGGSFLFDTINRTAWAWFTALFGAERLLGFVPRGTHDWRLFIRPRELDRLLTRAGFEAVATAGLAPRIGPADIVRGLTRRSLPLPEFATGRDRRASYLGHYRKAPAGGHRGHDRKAHAGGHPPGVSAP; translated from the coding sequence GTGAGGACGATCGACCGGACCCGCCCGGTGCCGCCGGCCCGGTACGAGATCGACCTCGAGCACTACGCCGAGTTCCACGAGCTGTGGTGGAACCCCAACGGCCCGGCCGGGCTGCTGCACGCCATGAACGGGCCGCGCCTCGAGTTCTACCTGCGCGAGCTGGGCGACCCGGACGGGCGCCAGGTGCTCGACGCCGGCTGCGGCGGCGGCCTGGTCGCCAAGGGCCTGGCCGAGGCGGGGGCGGTCGTGACCGGCCTGGACCTGTCACCCGCCTGCCTGCTGGTGGCGCGCCGGGCGGTGCCGGACGGCTTCCGGCCGGCCGCTGGGCGGATGGAGCGGCTGCCGTTCGCCTCCGGCAGCTTCGACGCGGTGGTGGCCGCCGACGTCCTCGAGCACATCCCGGACCTGCCCGCCGTGGTGGAGGAGGTTGCCAGGGTGCTCCGCCCGGGCGGGAGCTTCCTGTTCGACACCATCAACCGCACCGCCTGGGCCTGGTTCACCGCCCTGTTCGGGGCCGAGCGGCTGCTCGGCTTCGTGCCCAGAGGCACGCACGACTGGCGACTGTTCATCCGCCCCCGGGAGCTCGACCGCCTGCTCACCCGGGCCGGCTTCGAGGCGGTGGCCACCGCCGGGCTGGCTCCCCGGATCGGGCCGGCCGACATCGTCCGCGGCCTGACCCGGCGCAGCCTCCCGCTGCCCGAGTTCGCCACCGGCCGCGACCGGCGCGCCTCCTACCTCGGCCACTACCGCAAGGCGCCCGCGGGTGGGCACCGAGGCCACGACCGCAAGGCGCACGCGGGCGGGCACCCACCCGGAGTGAGCGCTCCGTGA
- a CDS encoding HAD family phosphatase, translated as MDGDGARSADGTRDDQRTHPGRYRGLLVDFGGVLTSSVIGSFQAFCESEGLAADAIFERLVADPVARKLVVDLECGRIDEAAFEPGLATALGVQANGLIDRLFAGMLPEPEMPGVVLAARRAGIRTGLLSNSWGAGRYDRDRFGELFDGVVISGEVGLRKPDPAIYALGARSIGVEPDACVFVDDFPHNLEPARTLGMATVHHTDPARTAAALEILLGVPLRS; from the coding sequence ATGGACGGAGATGGCGCGCGCTCAGCGGACGGAACCCGTGACGACCAGAGGACCCACCCCGGCCGGTACCGGGGGCTCCTCGTGGACTTCGGCGGGGTGCTGACGAGCAGCGTGATCGGGTCGTTCCAAGCGTTCTGCGAGAGCGAGGGGCTGGCCGCGGACGCCATCTTCGAACGCCTGGTCGCCGATCCCGTCGCACGGAAGCTGGTCGTCGACCTCGAGTGCGGGCGGATCGACGAGGCGGCGTTCGAGCCGGGCCTGGCCACCGCCCTCGGCGTGCAGGCGAACGGCCTGATCGACCGGCTGTTCGCCGGTATGCTCCCGGAACCGGAGATGCCGGGTGTGGTGCTCGCGGCCAGGCGCGCGGGGATCCGCACCGGCCTGCTCTCCAACTCGTGGGGGGCCGGCCGCTACGACCGCGACCGGTTCGGCGAGCTGTTCGACGGCGTGGTCATCTCCGGAGAGGTCGGGCTGCGCAAGCCCGACCCGGCCATCTACGCCCTGGGCGCCCGGTCGATCGGCGTGGAGCCGGATGCCTGCGTCTTCGTGGACGACTTCCCCCACAACCTCGAGCCGGCGCGGACGCTCGGCATGGCCACCGTCCATCACACCGACCCGGCGCGGACCGCGGCAGCCCTGGAGATCCTGCTCGGCGTCCCGCTCCGGTCGTGA
- a CDS encoding HAD-IA family hydrolase produces MQPLRAVLFDVGDTLFERRGGSGAIVDAARELGVRVDGAVAATLWSDIQARARTPEELARGRDLSPEAHRSAWTDLYRPAEALAEGLAGALYEREIGPDHWSPFPDAAPTLEALAEREVPVGVVSDVGFDLRPFFERCGLLDLVGSFVLSYEHGAAKPARVLFETACAELGVAPEATVMVGDNPLTDGGAVGAGLACLLLPPVHPGRPRGLERVLGLLD; encoded by the coding sequence ATGCAACCGCTCCGGGCCGTGCTGTTCGACGTGGGTGACACCCTGTTCGAGCGGCGCGGTGGCAGCGGGGCGATCGTCGACGCGGCCCGGGAGCTTGGTGTCCGGGTGGACGGGGCGGTCGCGGCGACCCTGTGGAGCGACATCCAGGCCCGGGCCCGGACCCCTGAGGAGCTGGCCAGGGGCCGCGACCTGTCGCCGGAGGCGCACCGCTCGGCCTGGACCGACCTGTACCGGCCGGCCGAGGCGCTTGCCGAGGGCCTGGCCGGGGCGTTGTACGAGCGGGAGATCGGACCTGACCACTGGTCGCCGTTCCCCGACGCCGCCCCCACCCTCGAAGCTCTGGCCGAACGGGAGGTGCCGGTCGGGGTGGTGAGCGACGTCGGCTTCGACCTGCGGCCGTTCTTCGAGCGCTGCGGGCTGCTCGACCTGGTCGGGTCGTTCGTGCTGTCGTACGAGCACGGGGCGGCCAAGCCGGCCCGGGTGCTGTTCGAGACGGCCTGTGCGGAGCTTGGCGTGGCGCCGGAGGCGACCGTGATGGTGGGCGACAACCCGCTCACCGACGGCGGTGCGGTCGGCGCCGGGCTCGCCTGCCTGCTGCTCCCCCCGGTCCACCCCGGCCGGCCGCGCGGGCTGGAGCGGGTCCTGGGCCTGCTCGATTGA
- a CDS encoding type III polyketide synthase, with product MTARLQAVGTVVPEHVYKQADIVDAFFARLPGWDPAWAEVFEASGVERRAAVIDVDAFYANMPTTADRMRAFPPAARRLGAEAARRALGRLGPEALAGVGDLLAVSCTGYAGPGLDVHLAADLGLGPNVRRLAIGHMGCYAALPALRTAAALAGASGDQALVACVELCSLHLQPARSREDAVSQALFGDGAGAAVVGVDGPGPAILGARTVTVPGTENRMGWTVDDDGFHMSLSPRVPALVERGLAGLVDQLLANRGLKPGDVPHWVVHPGGPEILERVQRRLGLAEEQLARSWEVLADGGNRSSATVLFILESLLDSGVPRVGEWVVVLGFGTGLTMEALLLRA from the coding sequence GTGACCGCGCGGCTGCAGGCTGTCGGCACCGTGGTGCCCGAGCACGTCTACAAGCAGGCCGACATCGTCGACGCGTTCTTCGCCCGGCTGCCCGGCTGGGACCCGGCGTGGGCGGAGGTGTTCGAGGCCAGCGGGGTGGAACGGCGGGCCGCCGTCATCGACGTCGACGCGTTCTACGCGAACATGCCGACGACCGCGGACCGGATGCGGGCGTTCCCGCCAGCCGCCCGCCGGCTCGGCGCCGAAGCCGCCCGGCGCGCCCTGGGCCGGCTCGGGCCGGAGGCCCTGGCCGGCGTCGGCGACCTGCTCGCGGTCTCCTGCACCGGCTACGCAGGTCCCGGCCTGGACGTGCACCTGGCCGCCGACCTCGGGCTCGGCCCGAACGTGCGCCGGCTCGCGATCGGGCACATGGGCTGCTACGCGGCGCTGCCCGCGCTGCGGACGGCGGCCGCCCTGGCCGGGGCGTCCGGCGACCAGGCCCTGGTCGCCTGCGTCGAGCTGTGCAGCCTGCACCTTCAGCCGGCTCGGAGCCGGGAGGACGCGGTCTCGCAGGCACTGTTCGGCGACGGGGCAGGCGCCGCGGTGGTCGGCGTGGACGGGCCCGGCCCGGCGATCCTTGGCGCCCGCACGGTGACCGTGCCCGGGACCGAGAACCGCATGGGCTGGACGGTCGACGACGACGGCTTCCACATGTCGCTCTCCCCGCGGGTGCCTGCGCTGGTCGAGCGCGGGCTGGCCGGACTCGTGGACCAGCTGCTGGCCAACCGGGGCCTGAAGCCTGGCGACGTGCCCCACTGGGTGGTCCACCCGGGCGGCCCGGAGATCCTCGAGCGGGTGCAGCGCCGCCTCGGGCTGGCCGAGGAGCAGCTCGCGCGGTCCTGGGAGGTGCTGGCCGACGGCGGCAACCGCTCCTCGGCGACCGTGCTGTTCATCCTGGAGTCGCTGCTCGACTCGGGCGTGCCGCGGGTGGGGGAGTGGGTGGTGGTGCTCGGCTTCGGCACCGGCCTCACCATGGAGGCCCTGCTGCTGCGGGCGTAG
- a CDS encoding type II toxin-antitoxin system HicB family antitoxin: MSGGLEVGQGHYTAVYERDESGVWTVHVPEVPGCHTWGETLRQARSNLRDALSLWVDDAATAEIADRVELPRAVAAAVERCKAARARLERDQQEASRSTEEAAHVLVDELGMGLRDAGDLLDLSFQRVQQVVHSHKRRAGSNQRASSGRAAATARRVAAKRGDATKAAKPAPDAERGSRRNP; this comes from the coding sequence ATGAGCGGGGGCCTTGAGGTTGGCCAGGGTCACTACACGGCGGTCTACGAGCGCGACGAGTCGGGCGTCTGGACGGTGCACGTGCCAGAGGTGCCGGGTTGCCACACCTGGGGCGAGACACTCCGCCAGGCCCGCTCGAACCTTCGCGATGCGCTCAGCCTGTGGGTGGACGACGCCGCGACGGCTGAGATCGCCGACCGGGTCGAGCTGCCCCGTGCGGTCGCTGCCGCGGTCGAGCGGTGCAAAGCCGCTCGGGCGCGGCTCGAACGTGACCAGCAGGAGGCAAGTCGGAGCACCGAGGAGGCCGCACATGTCCTGGTCGACGAGCTGGGCATGGGACTCCGCGATGCTGGCGACCTGCTGGACTTGAGCTTCCAACGAGTCCAGCAGGTCGTGCACTCCCACAAGCGGCGCGCAGGCTCCAACCAGCGCGCGTCATCCGGTCGGGCGGCCGCTACAGCCCGCCGGGTTGCGGCCAAGCGCGGGGATGCCACCAAGGCGGCCAAGCCTGCTCCCGACGCCGAGCGCGGCTCCAGGCGGAACCCCTAG
- a CDS encoding DUF1684 domain-containing protein, translating to MGGTLELADYRERVARLYLAEPSEGEAGLAAFRRGRDRLFLEHPQSPLTVEQREAVPGLPYFPYEPDAWLVSRLGPVDEGDELVIDTGSEDGVVRYRRVGRLATPYGGLTLFWTLGYGGGLFLPFRDATAGQETYGAGRYLTDTIKGTFGRGLAVDGDRVVLDFNYAYNPSCAYNPRWACPLPPPENRLDAPVRAGELVFPHPAGLDRHHG from the coding sequence GTGGGCGGGACCCTGGAGCTGGCCGACTACCGGGAGCGGGTCGCCCGGCTCTACCTGGCCGAGCCGTCGGAGGGGGAGGCCGGGTTGGCGGCGTTCCGGCGCGGCCGCGACCGCCTGTTCCTCGAGCACCCCCAGTCGCCGCTCACCGTCGAGCAGCGCGAGGCCGTGCCCGGCCTGCCGTACTTCCCGTACGAGCCAGACGCCTGGCTGGTCTCCCGGCTCGGCCCGGTCGACGAGGGCGACGAGCTGGTGATCGACACCGGGAGCGAGGACGGGGTGGTGCGGTACCGCCGGGTCGGGCGCTTGGCCACGCCCTACGGCGGCCTCACCTTGTTCTGGACGCTCGGCTATGGGGGCGGCCTGTTCCTGCCGTTCCGGGACGCGACCGCCGGCCAGGAGACCTACGGGGCCGGACGCTACCTGACCGACACGATCAAGGGCACCTTCGGCCGCGGTCTCGCGGTCGACGGCGATCGCGTGGTGCTCGACTTCAACTACGCCTACAACCCTTCGTGCGCCTACAACCCGCGCTGGGCCTGCCCGCTGCCTCCGCCCGAGAACCGCCTGGACGCGCCGGTCCGGGCCGGGGAACTGGTCTTCCCCCATCCCGCGGGCCTCGATCGCCATCACGGTTGA
- a CDS encoding methyltransferase domain-containing protein, whose amino-acid sequence MDAYGPGTYGDQVADVYDEWHGDLPDTQACVERLAKLAGPGPALELAIGTGRVALPLAAAGVEVHGIDASERMVERLRAKPGGRDIPVTMGDFAEVAVEGSYRLVFLVYNTLFMLLSQDAQVACFANVAARLAPGGVFVVEAFVPDLGRFRRGQAVSVGQLGTEKVRLDLAVHDPVAQRIDSQIVLVWPEGMRLQPTFLRYAWPAELDLMARLAGLRLRDRWAGWRREPFTASAEKHVSVYERSP is encoded by the coding sequence ATGGACGCGTATGGACCGGGGACCTACGGCGACCAGGTGGCCGACGTCTACGACGAGTGGCACGGAGACCTGCCCGACACGCAGGCCTGCGTCGAGCGGCTGGCCAAGCTGGCCGGCCCCGGGCCCGCCCTCGAGCTGGCCATCGGCACCGGCCGGGTCGCGCTGCCGCTGGCCGCCGCAGGCGTCGAGGTCCACGGCATCGACGCCAGCGAGCGCATGGTGGAGCGACTGCGAGCCAAGCCCGGGGGCCGGGACATCCCGGTCACGATGGGCGACTTCGCCGAGGTCGCCGTCGAGGGCTCGTACCGGCTCGTGTTCCTGGTCTACAACACCCTGTTCATGCTGCTGTCGCAGGACGCCCAGGTCGCCTGCTTCGCCAACGTTGCTGCCCGGCTCGCCCCGGGCGGGGTGTTCGTGGTCGAGGCGTTCGTGCCCGACCTCGGGCGCTTCAGGCGGGGACAGGCGGTGTCGGTGGGGCAGCTCGGCACCGAGAAGGTCCGGCTCGACCTTGCCGTCCACGATCCGGTCGCGCAGCGGATCGACTCCCAGATCGTGCTGGTGTGGCCGGAGGGGATGCGGCTGCAGCCCACGTTCCTTCGCTATGCCTGGCCGGCCGAGCTGGACCTGATGGCCCGCCTGGCCGGCCTCCGCCTCCGCGACCGCTGGGCGGGCTGGCGGCGGGAGCCGTTCACGGCGTCCGCCGAGAAGCACGTGAGCGTCTACGAACGGTCGCCCTGA